Below is a window of Moraxella nasibovis DNA.
GAATGATCAAATTTTTATTGATCAGCAAAAAAATAAAGCTTACTAACTAAACATAAAAATAAAAAATGAATTTATTTATTTTAAAAATAATACTTATCATTTTGCCTCATTTATGCTTTAATATATCATTTTTTTGTAAAGGTGGTATTTTCCACCATCAGAGCATGTCGCTCATTTCACTTGAAACTCGAGAAGTTATCATGACCACAACGACTACTGCACCAGAATTTGTCCGTCATCAAGCCCTGATTAACTGGGTGAATGACATCGCCAAATTAACTAAGCCTGCCAACATTGAATGGTGCGATGGCTCAGAAGAAGAATACGATCGCCTGATCAATCTAATGATTGACAACGGCACCATGATCAAACTCAATCAAGAAAAACATCCAGATTCTTATCTAGCGTTCTCAGACCCATCAGATGTGGCTCGTGTCGAAGACCGTACTTTCATCTGCTCTGAACAAGAGATCGACGCAGGTGCAACCAACAACTGGAAAGCACCAGACGAGATGCGTGCCATCTTAAATGAAAAATTTGATGGCTGCATGGCAGGTCGCACCATGTATGTCGTGCCATTTAGCATGGGTCCATTAGGCAGCCACATTGCGCACATCGGTGTTGAAATCACCGACAGCCCTTATGTGGTTGTCAGCATGCGCAAAATGGCTCGCATGGGTAAGGCAGTCTATGATGTGCTAGGCACAGATGGTGAATTTGTGCCGTGCGTGCATTCTGTGGGTGCGCCACTTGCCGAAGGTCAGTCTGATGTGGCATGGCCATGCAATGATGACAAATATATTGTCCACTTCCCAGAGACTCGTGAAATCTGGTCATACGGCTCAGGCTACGGTGGTAACGCCCTACTTGGTAAAAAATGCCTAGCACTGCGCATCGCATCTGTGATGGGTCGTGAGCAAGGCTGGCTTGCTGAGCATATGCTTATCCTAGGCGTCACCAACCCACAAGGCAAAAAGCACTACATCGCTGCTGCCTTCCCATCAGCGTGTGGCAAAACCAACTTCGCCATGCTCATTCCGCCAGCAGGCTATGAAGGCTGGAAAGTAGAAACCGTGGGCGATGACATCGCTTGGATCAAGCCATCAGCAGATGGTAAGCTATACGCCATCAACCCTGAGGCTGGTTTCTTTGGTGTAGCCCCTGGCACCAACACCAAAACCAACTCAAACTGCATGAGCACCCTAGGCTCAGATGTCATCTACACCAATGTCGCCGTGACCGAAGATGGCGAGGTATGGTGGGAAGGCAAAACCAAAGAAACTCCAGAAAATCTTATCAACTGGAAGCGTCAAAAACACGACGGTTCAGAAAAAGCTTCACACGCCAACGCTCGCTTTACCGTATCAGCTGCTCAATGCCCGTCTATCGATCCACAATGGGAAAACCCAGAAGGTGTGCCGATCTCAGCATTCATCTTTGGTGGTCGCCGTGCTGACACCGTACCATTGGTTTCAGAGGCTTTTGATTGGGTGGATGGCGTGTATAAAGCTGCTACGATGGGCTCTGAGACGACTGCCGCTGCTACTGGCGCACAAGGCGTGGTACGCCGTGATCCGTTCGCCATGCTGCCTTTCGCTGGCTACAACATGGCAGACTACTTCACCAACTGGCTAGAAATGGGCGAAAAACTAGAAAAGCTCACCGCCGAACACGGCACTAAGATGCCAAAAATGTTCAAGGTGAACTGGTTCCGCCGTGATGAAAATGGCGACTTCGTATGGCCAGGCTTTGGTCAAAACATGCGTGTACTTGAATGGATCATCAACCGCTGCGATGGCACAGCCAATGCGGTTCACACACCGATCGGATTGGTACCGACCTATGATGACATCAACTGGGCGGAGTCTGATTTTAGCAAGCAGCAGTTTGATCTGGTGACCAGCCAAGACAAAGACGCTTGGGTGAAAGAGCTGAACGACCATAAAGATTTGTTTGAAAAATTGGGCGAGCGCATGCCACAAGCTTTGGTGGATCATCAAGCCACCCTACTTAACAATGTCATGGCTGGCTAATTCGTTCATTCACAAAAAACGCTCTGACCACTCAGGGCGTTTTTATTTATCCATGACAATTAACCTAGCATACACCCATCTCCAATCATGTTTGAACTGACCTTTTTAGGCACATCAAGTGGCGTGCCGACCAAGCAGCGAAATGTCTCCGCCCTTGCCGTCTCACTATTGGGCGAGCAAGGCAGTGCTGGCAAAAACAGCCCGTGGATTTTGGTGGACTGCGGAGAAGCCACTCAGCATCAGCTACTGCACACCAAACTCAAACCCAGCACCCTAAAAGCGGTGTTGATCACGCACACGCACGGCGATCACTGTTATGGGCTGGCAGGACTGCTTGCCTCCCTATCCATGCACGGTCGCACCGAACCTTTGACCATCATCGCACCACAGGCGATCCAGACCATTTTGGATTTACTCATTCCCTTGACTGAGTTGCACCTAAATTATCCGCTTGATTTTGTGGCGATTGAGTCGCTTGGCGATGATGGGCATACGCTCAATTTGGCAGCTCACTGGCAGCTCAATATCCAAACCATACCTTTAAGCCATCGCTGTGCAAGTTTTGGGTTTTTGCTGAGCCAAACCCTGCAAAAGCACAAACTTAATATTGAAAATTTACAAAAATTTAGCATACCCAATCAAGCATGGAGCGACATCATACGCACCACCGATGAGCAGATGGATTTTGCCGATTTGGGCAGTTATCCGCTATCATCTTTGCGGCACACCGTCCAAAAACACCAAAAAATCGTCATCGCAGGCGATAATGATACGCCAGAGCTGCTCGCTCACGCGGTGCAAGGGGCGGCAGCATTGGTGCATGAGGCGACCTATACTGATGAGATTCGCCAAAAGATTCTGGACAAAGGCATCATCAATCCTAAGCACAGCAGTGCTTTGCAGGTGGCAACTTTTGCCCAAAAGATGAGTATGCCGATGTTGATTTTGACGCATTTTAGTGCCAGATTTGCCCTATTTGACGACCCTGACAGCTCCACGCCCAATATGGGGCATATCCGCCGTGAAGTGCGGTCGGTTTATGATGGACGACTGGTGCTGGCGACGGATTTTTTGACCGTAAAAGTTTGAAAAATTAAAAATTCCACTTCGTTGAAGCGAGATTTTTTGGCAGTTTGTTTTTTAATTATAGCTAACGAATGGTAAAATTACCACAGAATGATGTGATGTCGTAGGTTGGGCTCTGCTTGCGCAAACCCAATAAATTCAATAGGTTGCGATAACAATGTTGGGTTACGCTGTCGCTAACCCAACCTACAAAAGTTGTATTACTTCATCAGTTCGGTAGGTATAAACTTCCCAATCAACGAACCACCCATACCGTCTTGGTTTGGCAATATTGCTCCAAGGCTTCAAGCCCGTTATCTCGTCCGCCAAAGCCCGACTGCTTGTAGCCCCCAAATGGCGTGGTGATGTCGCCTTCACTAAAGCCATTGATAGAAACCGTGCCTGCCTTGATGGCGTTGGCGACTTTTAAGGCACGACCCAGATTTTGGGTATAAAAAGACGCCGCCAAGCCATAATCGCTGTCGTTGGCAAGGGCGATGGCATCGTTGTCAACATCAAAAGTCGTAACCGCCAGCACAGGTCCAAAGACTTCTTGCTTAAACAAAGTCATCTGTGAATCCACTTCATCAAAAATGGTCGGCTCAACATACCAGCCGCTGCCAATATTGACCGAATGACCGCCCGTGATGAGCTTCGCCCCTTCGTTTTGGGCAGTTTTGATATGATTCATCACTTTATCAAAATGAGCTTGCTCAATCATCGGACCTAGGCTGACATTTTCATCTCGTGGATCGCCCAATTGCCACGCACCCAGTTTTTCGGTCAATTTGGCTAACAATTCGGCTTTTTTGCTGTGATGAACGAGCAGACGAGAACCGCAGCTACAATTTTCGCTCATATTCCAAAACGCTGCCGCCAGCATATTGTCAATGGCATCATCGTCCAAAATCGCATCATCAAAGACAATTTGCGGACTTTTGCCACCAAGCTCCAAGACGATTTCTTTTAGGTTGCTTTGGGCAGAATATTGCAAAAACAGCCGCCCAACTTCGGTTGAACCTGTAAAAGACACCACATCAATGTCAGGGTGTAGACCGATGGCTTGTCCGACCGTCTCGCCACGACCGCAGACCATTTGCAAAGCGGCTTTTGGCACACCTGCTTGATAGGCAAGCTCAATCATGCGATATGCCGACAGCGAAGTCAGTTCGGCAGGCTTGACGATGACGCTGTTACCCATGATTAAGGCAGGGGCGACTTTCCAAGCGAACATCTGGGCAGGGAAATTCCACGGCAGCACCGCACCGACCACGCCAATCGGCTCTTTGACCACCCAAGAAAAAGCGTCCGTGCCCGTGGGGGCGACTTTGCCAAATACCTTATCCACACTCTCAGCATACCAATTAAAAGTCTCAATGGTCGCTGGTAAATCCGTGTTCAAGCACTCGCTGATGGGCTTGCCTGCGTCAATGCAGTCTAGTGCCGAAAGTTCATCTTTGTGTGCTTCAAGCAGTCTTGCCCACGCTTGCATGATGCGTTTGCGTTCAGCGGGGTGCTTGTCTTTCCATTCGCCAGATTCAAAGCACTCACGAGCCGCCTTGACAGCGACATCCACATCATCCGCCGTGCCGTCTGCAATTTGTCCAATGACGCTGTTGTCAATCGGCGTGGTATTATCTACGGTCTTGGCAGGCTTGCCGCCAACGATTAAATTACCTGCAAATAATTTGCCTTGTTTGGCAAGCTCAAAAACTTGCTGAACGCTTAATGGCGATGAGTTGGCTGTGGTCATAAAAATTCCTTTTGCTGATGGGTAAAGTGGTTGAATTTAGCGATTATAACACTTTGCCCAAGACAGCTGTTTTCCCAAAACAGAATAAAATTATGCAAAAGATGAAAAATCCTTAACCACCAAAAATCAGCCATAAAAAAGACGGCTTATCAACCGTCTTTTGTTTGGTAAAATCAGCAGCCCATCAAGCAAAAAATTCATCATCAAATGCCATGATACTGCTCGAGCCTGCCTGTGCCATGTCAGCATGGGCGTATAATTTTGGCAAAATGCGTGCGGCAAAATAATCCGCCAATTTTAATCGCTCTTCATAAAACTCGCCCGTTTTGCCTCCACTTGCCTGCACGATGAGCAGATACATATAAGCATAGCACAGATAGCCCACCGCTTGCAGGTAATCTACGGCAGATGCATTGATGGCGTGCTGATCTGTCTTGGCAACTTGCAATAAATGCTCGCTCAGCGTGCGAATGCGGGCAGCCGCTTTTAGCACAGCGTCTTTAATCGCATGATTTATTGTGCTGTCTTGGCACAGATTTTCCATTTCATCAAGCAAAGCAAACAGTGCCGCACCGCCATCTTTGACGACCTTACGACCCAATAAATCCAGTGCCTGAATGCCGTTGGTGCCTTCATAAATCTGGCTAATGCGAGTATCACGGACAATTTGTTCCATACCCCACTCACGAATGTAGCCATGTCCGCCAAACACCTGCTGACAATCTACCGCCGCATTAAACGCCATGTCGGTCAAAAACGCCTTGGTAATCGGTGTTAAAAGCGCCACTTTTGCTTGGGCGGTCTTTTTGGCAGTGTCGTCATCGCTGAATTTGGCGACATCTAGCTCACGAGCCACATACATGGCAAAGGTGCGAGACGCTACGCTGTTGGTTTTAGCATTTAAAAGCATACGACGCACATCGCCAAAACCAATGATGGGGTCGGCGGCTTTCTCGGGATTTTTCACACCTGCATCATTGCGACCTTGCAAGCGATCTTGAGCATAGTTGCAGGCATTTTGATAAGCCAGTACACTCGCCCCCAAGCCCTGTAAACCCATCGTTACTCGCTCATAGTTCATCATGACAAACATCGTGGCAAGACCAGTATTTTCCGCCCCCACCATATAGCCTTTGGCATTGTCAAAATTCATCACACAAGTTGCCGATGCTTTAATACCCATCTTGTGTTCAATAGAGCCTGCCGACACACTGTTACGCTCGCCCAACGAGCCATCAGCATTGACCAAAAACTTCGGCACGATGAACAAGGATATGCCCTTAGAGCCTGCTGGTGCGTTCGGCGTCTTGGCAAGCACCAAATGGACGATATTCTCCGCCAAATCATGCTCGCCGCCTGTGATGAAAATCTTCGTACCAGTAATGCTGTACGAGCCGTCATCATTTGGCACGGCGCGAGTCTTAATAATCCCCAAATCCGTGCCTGAGTGAGCTTCGGTCAGACACATCGTCCCAGACCACTCGCCTGTGTAGAGCTTGGGCAGATAAGTCTCTTTTTGCTCTTGGCTGCCACCTGCCAGCAGGCAAAGGCTCGCCCCCACGGTCAAATTTGGATACAACGCAAACGACTGATTCGCCGAAAACATCATCTCTTCGGTCAGCATGGTCACCATCTTTGGCATGCCCTGACCGCCAAATTCGCTCGCCCCACCCAGACCAATCCAGCCCATCTCGCTATATGCTTGAAAGGCCTCTTGAAAACCTGTCGGGGTCGCCACCTTACCATCGCCAAGATATTTCGCCCCTTCTTCATCGCCAGATTGATTGAGTGGCAACAGCACATCACGGCTAAATTTTGCCATCTCTTCTAAAATCATATCGACGGTTTCGCTGTCCATGTGCGAAAGATTGGGTGTGTTTTGCCAAAATTGTGGGGCTTTAAACACTTCGTTGAGCGTAAAACGCATTTCATTAAGCGGTGCGGTATAAGTCAATGTCATGATAAGTTCCTTTTAATAAGTAAATTTAATAAATGAATTTAGCAAACCATTAAAATGCAAATTGTTCAATGTCCATCGCCATTAAGGTCTCATGGCTGGCATTGATGCGTGCGACATGAACGGCATGGCGTGGCATGAGCTTGGCAAAATAAAACTGTGCAGTCTTAACTTTGGCATCATAAAAACCATATTCGCCATGCAAAGATTTGTCCGTATCAAGGCTTTGGTTCATCTCATCAAGGCGAGCGTACGCAACCACTGCCATTCTCGCCCACAGATAGCCTAAGGTTACATAGCCACTAAAGAACAGATAATCCACCGCTGCCGCACCCACCGCGTCTAGGTTTTGCGTGCCTTGCATACCGATGCGAGCGGTCAAATCGCCCCACTGTTTGTTGAGCTTGGCAAGGGTGCTGATCATCTGCCCCATGCGGTCGTCATCTTTGTGTTCTTGGCAGAATTTATGGATGATTTTGGTGAAGTTGGCAAGCATTTTACCTTGCGAGCCCAACACTTTTCTTGCCAACAAATCCAGCGACTGAATCTCGGTCGTCCCTTCATACAGGCAGGCAATGCGAGTGTCTCGGACATTTTGTTCCATGCCCCATTCGCTGATAAAACCATGACCGCCATAGACTTGCACGCCCATATTGGCAGCCTCATAGCCTGTCTCGGTCAAAAACGCTTTGGCAATCGGTGTCAATAGCGACAGCATTTCATCGGCAAATTTCGCCTCTACGCCATCACCTTTTGCCACGATGTCGGCAAACTGCGACAAATAATACACCAAAGCACGACCACCTTCGCTAAACGCCTTTTGGGTCAAAAGCATGTTGCGAACCGCTGGATGGTGGATGATGCTGTCGGCAGGCTTATTAGGCTCTTTAACGCCAGAAATGGCACGCATGGCGGTGCGGTCTTTGGCGTATTTTAATGAACCTTGGAAGGCAAATTCAGACGCCGCCAAGCCTTGAATTGCCGTACCGATACGAGCGACATTCATGAAAGTAAACATACAGTTTAGACCACGGTTTTTCGGTCCAATCAAATAGCCTGTCGCCCCATCAAAATTCATCACACAAGTTGCCGATGCCTTGATGCCCATCTTGTGTTCAATAGAACCGCAGACCACACCATTACGCTCTCCCAACGAGCCATCTGCATTGACGATAAATTTCGGCACGATGAACAAAGATATGCCTCTTGTGCCAGCAGGTGCATCAGGCAGGCGTGCCAGCACGATATGAATGATGTTTTCGGTCAAATCATGCTCGCCTGCACTGATGAAAATCTTTTGCCCTGTGATGCTGTACGATCCGTCATCATTTGGCACGGCACGAGTCTTAATAATGCCAAGGTCTGAGCCTGCATGAGCCTCGGTCAGGCACATCGTCCCAGACCAAAGCCCTGTGTTCATCTTTTCAAGATAAGTGGCTTTTTGTTCGTCTGTACCGTGATGCTCGATGGTTTGGATTGCGCCGTGCGACAAACCTGGATACATGGCAAACGACCAGTTCGCCGTCCCCATGATTTCGCTGACTGCGCTAGACATGGAAGTCGGCAGACCCAGACCGCCATATTCAGGCTCGGCGTTTAAGGACGCAAAGCCAAGTTCACAATACTGCTCATACGCCTCTTTAAAGCCTGTGGGCGTGCTGACCTGCCCATCATCAAAGCGACAGCCCTCCAAGTCGCCTGTGCGGTTTAATGGCGACAACACCGACTGAGCAAAATCCGCCGCTGCCTCTAAGTAGCTGTTAATCGTCTCGGTATCCAACTCACGATACTCTGCCATCTTGGCATAATGTGATTGGCTGTCCAATAGCTCGTGCATGACAAATTGCATGTCTCTAAGTGGTGCGGTGTATTGCATAATGCTCTCCATGATGAAATTATGGTTGAATGTGCATTAAAAAAACGATGTGTTGAAACGATGCGTTAAAATTATCGTTAAAATTATAAAAAAACATTCAATCAAAAGATATGCCAAATTTAAAACAAAGCGCATTTGCCTGCAATATTTTCATGAGACTGAGCAGTCATTTTAAGCGCTTGATAAGTCAATAATTTGACAAAATCTCCGCACGCCCACTTCATTGATTGAGAAATTTGTCAAATCATGCTTTAATAAGCATTTTTAGCCAAAAGACATGCCATGCCCATCATCACTTCTGCCACCTTTAAAGACACGCCCACCGATTTTATCGTTCGTGAAAATTTAGACCTTGACTTTGACGGACAAGGCGAACATCTTTGGTTATATATTGAAAAAATAGGCATGAACACGGCATTTGTGGCACGCTTGCTTGCTGAATGGGCAGAAATTGGCGTGCGTGATGTTGGTTACTCTGGCTTAAAAGACCGCCATGCCCAGACTTTTCAATGGTTCAGCTTACGCCTACCTAATAAGACCGCTCCACAGATGGCGTTTGCCAAATTTGTGGCGGACAAGCTCCACACCAACGAAAGCATCGCCATCTTAGATGAGCATTGGCATGGCAGAAAATTGGGGCGTGGCACGCACAAATCCAACCACTTTACCATCACCCTTCGCCATGTCATCGGCGACAAGACCGCCATTGATGAGAAGCTGACGCACATTCAGCAAGCTGGCGTACCCAATTATTTTGGTGAACAGCGATTTGGCAACGATGGCAATAACCTTGCCAAAGCCCAGTCGTTTTTTGAAAAGCTGCTCGCCAGCCCAAAACCTTACAAACCCCTAAAAAAAGACCTAGAACGACACAGCCTGCTCATCTCGTCCGCTCGCAGTCATTTGTTTAATGAAATATTGGCACTGCGTGTGGCGGACGGCACTTGGGATCAGGCGGTGGCAGGCGATGTGTTCAATCTTGATGGCACAGGCTCTATTTTTACCGCAGACATTGACGAGACGATCACAGCTCGCCTAGCTAAGCATGACATTCACCCGACCATCGCTTTATATGGCACAGGTGATAATAAAGCCAGTCAATCCGCCCTCGCCCTTGAAAACAGCGTCTTTGATGACAACAAAAATGCCACGCTGATTAAGGGCTTACAAAAAGTCAATGCCAAAATGCTCAGAAGAGCCACACGGCTGATGGTGCGTGATTTGTCTTGGCAATGGAAAGATGATGTACTGACATTATCCTTTGCTCTACCCAAGGGGACTTTTGCCACTGTGGTGCTGGGCGCTCTGATAGCACGCCTAGATGAGCCGTCTTATGCGGAGCGCTCGCACAAGTCATGAGCAGCTGACCAACTTGCAAGCCCTCTTATGCCTGATGTTTGGTTTTGCTTACCAAATGCCTACTTTTCATTAACATAAACTTGGTATAATGTGCGACCAAATCCGCAGCAGCTGTGCAGTCGTCTCATATTTTGCACAGTGTTTCATGCTTTAAGCCCATCAATAGCTATTTAAATCAAGCAAGTCTTTTAATTTACCATGATCAGCCAAACTAAGCTTTACGCCGCCCTAGTCGCCTTCCCTGCCATCACTTTGACCATGAATGCTCACGCCATCGACATTCAAGATGGCAAAGCCCTGACCGTCAGCACGCAAACCAACGCCACCCCTGCCGCCAAGCCTTCAAGCGCTGATGCTGCCTTGGTGTCAGATGCTGCAGATGACGCCAATGCCTTAGAGCCTCGCACCAATGCCGCAGAGCCGCCCTCTATAGAGCCCAAGTCGCCTGTCTGCTCACCTGTGGCATTGGCGGTGGGCATTGAGCATTTTTCTTATGATGAGGCTTTCGCCGAGGATTTGGTGTGGAGTGGCTACGGCGACAAAAGGCATGAAAACAAGCTCATCCATAAAGATGTCAAGCAGCCTTTGCAGGATTTGGTAAAGGCTGCTGCCAAGGACAAAGTGGCGCTCTATCCTAGCTCTATGTTTCGCTCGGTGCGTGCCCAAGATGCCATCGTCAAGCGTAAGGTGCGCCAAAAACAGTCGCCAAAGACCATCTATCACACTTCATCGCCAGCAGGATTTTCTGAGCATCATACAGGCTATGCGGTAGATTTTGCGCCGATCAATGCCAATTTTGCCAAAACCAAGGGCTATCAATGGCTTGTCAATAATGCCGAAAAATACGGCTGGCAACAGACCTTTACGCCAGAATTTTCGGCACAAACAGGTGTGTCAGAGGAATCTTGGCATTGGCGCTATGTGGGCGATGAGCGAGGACAGGCGCTATTTGCACCACGCAGCTGTCAGACGGAGGAAGTCTTGGAGTCGGAGTTAAGTGATTGATTGGGAATGGCTTATCTTCCATTAAGGGAATTTACTGACTTAATTGATTTAAAATCTCGCAGGTTAAGTTTGGGCGATAGCAATAGCCAACAAATTCAATGAGTTATACCATAAATGCTGGGTTATGCTATCGCTAAATTAGTCTACAGTGATAAGTGAGCCTGCAGACTAAACAACTCTCACAAAACTTGGTTTTTCAACATTCGGCATATTATCATAAGCTTTTAACAAAATCTGTTCAGGACTTAGTGGAGTATGATAATTTCCATACACAACTTTTAACCAAATGGCAGCACGGTTATGTTGACCATAGCCCAACCAAGTACTTTCAAGATGTTTGATAAGTAATTTTTTACCAAGCTCAAGCATGGTTGCATCATCATATTGTGGGTTTATTTTATTTTGACAAACTAAATAGCCATATTCTCTTGGTGTGATGGTTTTTCTATTAATACTAATATTTTTATTGCCATAATATCGTTCAAACTCATCAATCCCTGCCTGATAGACTTGGGATTGGATACATAGCCCCATATAGTCATCCAAACAATAAGTTTTAAGCTGGTTTTTTTGGCACCATAGTTCATCCACATAATAATCTGCATACCATCGTCTAGCTTGCTCCCAGTCAGTTAAACTATCTGTGCCAGTATGTAGCCATTTGGCTAGGGCAAGGCTTTCATACATGCAGTGTTGTCGAAATGCCATGCTCATCATTTTAAGCGTTTCTTTGTTGTCAATGGCTTCTTGTAGCCATGCGATACGACTGGGTAAAATGACTTCTGTTTCTTGTTTAAGACCTACCATCCAATGAGAAATCATCATGTTAATACTAGCTTCGGACATTGCCCCCATATTAAGATTTGGGTCGTATTCCATATTGACTAAAAAGTCAATCATTGCATTTTGTCTTTTAAGTATTGGGTTAAATAGCATTTTTTACCTCTTGTAATCTATGACGCTATTACGAGCATTGCCAGCCCCAACTCGGTAGGTTGGGTTGAGCTTGCGAAACCCAACAAATTCAATGAGTTACACCATAAATGCTGGGTTACGCTGTCGCTAACCCAGCCTACGAGCTGACCTAATTGATTTAAAATCTCGCAGGTTAAGTTTGGGTGATAGCAATAGCCAACAAATTCAATGAGTTACATCATAAATGCTGGGTTATGCTATCGCTAACCTAAGCTTACGAGATAAGGACTAGCTAATAAATACCGTTTCATCAAAAAAAGTTTTTCTAAAGCCAAAACCTTTTAACCCTGCATCAACTATTCGCTGTTTAAATTGTTCTGTGACATAAATGATTGCTGGGTTATCAGGCAGGACAAACATTAAATTATCACCAATTTCCTCTTCTCTAAAAACCCACTCTCTAATCAAATCAAAATAACCACATCTCTCATCATCTTCAAACTCATTGATTGAGCCAACAGATTGCTCACGGTCGATACAGTCAATCACGGTATGAACCACCACCATATAATAGGGTTCGCTAGGTTTGTCTTCTAAGATGACAGGATATAAGGTGGCGTGTTTATCCCAAATGTCCGATAGAGCATCTACTGCTTTTTGACTGATTATGACCTGACTGGCTGATTGAATGCAATCAGCGACAATGCCTGGTTTTTTACGATTGCCAAGATACTGCTTTAAAACTGGTGTTTGCCACTCTTTTAATGATGGCAAGGGCTTGCCAAGTACAGGACTATACCAAGTAACCGCTGCATCATCC
It encodes the following:
- the truD gene encoding tRNA pseudouridine(13) synthase TruD, with amino-acid sequence MPIITSATFKDTPTDFIVRENLDLDFDGQGEHLWLYIEKIGMNTAFVARLLAEWAEIGVRDVGYSGLKDRHAQTFQWFSLRLPNKTAPQMAFAKFVADKLHTNESIAILDEHWHGRKLGRGTHKSNHFTITLRHVIGDKTAIDEKLTHIQQAGVPNYFGEQRFGNDGNNLAKAQSFFEKLLASPKPYKPLKKDLERHSLLISSARSHLFNEILALRVADGTWDQAVAGDVFNLDGTGSIFTADIDETITARLAKHDIHPTIALYGTGDNKASQSALALENSVFDDNKNATLIKGLQKVNAKMLRRATRLMVRDLSWQWKDDVLTLSFALPKGTFATVVLGALIARLDEPSYAERSHKS
- a CDS encoding M15 family metallopeptidase; protein product: MISQTKLYAALVAFPAITLTMNAHAIDIQDGKALTVSTQTNATPAAKPSSADAALVSDAADDANALEPRTNAAEPPSIEPKSPVCSPVALAVGIEHFSYDEAFAEDLVWSGYGDKRHENKLIHKDVKQPLQDLVKAAAKDKVALYPSSMFRSVRAQDAIVKRKVRQKQSPKTIYHTSSPAGFSEHHTGYAVDFAPINANFAKTKGYQWLVNNAEKYGWQQTFTPEFSAQTGVSEESWHWRYVGDERGQALFAPRSCQTEEVLESELSD
- a CDS encoding imm11 family protein, whose amino-acid sequence is MIYLWLNSSSNYAGYIGKTEEDDAAVTWYSPVLGKPLPSLKEWQTPVLKQYLGNRKKPGIVADCIQSASQVIISQKAVDALSDIWDKHATLYPVILEDKPSEPYYMVVVHTVIDCIDREQSVGSINEFEDDERCGYFDLIREWVFREEEIGDNLMFVLPDNPAIIYVTEQFKQRIVDAGLKGFGFRKTFFDETVFIS